GTGCGGGAGCTCCGGTCACCGGGGCGATCTCGACCCCGGTGACGCGCTTCGGGCCGGTGACGGCGACGCGCAGCACGTCGCCGTCCCTGGTGACGACGGCGACCGTCACGCCGTCCTCGTCGTGGATTTCCACCGTCGTGTCGCCGCCTCCGAAGGCGACGAGGGTGATCTCGGCCGGCACGTCCACCGTGTCTCCCGGTGTGGTGGCGACCGGGATGATCGCACCGTGCCGTACGAAGAGGGGGATCTGGTCGAGCGGCTTGCTGACCGTGACGTAACGGGAGCCTTCGAGCACCTCGCCCGTCCAGTAGTCCACCCACTGGCCGCGCGGCAGGTACACCTGGCGGGTGCCCTCGGGCGCGGTCATGGGGGCGACGAGCAGGTCCCGGCCGAGCAGATACTGCAGGTCGGCCTGCCAGGCCACCGGGTCGTCCGGATGGTCCACGCACATCGCCCGCATCATGGGCGCGCCGGTGCGCGCGGCCTCGACGGCCGCCGAGTAGATGTACGGCATCAGCCGGTAACGCAGCTTCAGCGCGCCGACGGCCTGCTCCTCGACGGCGGGGAACTCCCACGGCTCGCGGGTGGTCGTCCCGTGCAGGCGCAGCAGCGGGGAGAGCGCGCCGAACTGGGTCCAGCGCACGTACAGGTCGTCGGTGGGCCGGCCGGTGAAGCCGCCGGCGTCGTGGCTCCAGAACGGCACGCCGGACAGGCCGTGCGCGAGGCCGCCCCTGATCGTGCTGCCCATGGCGGCGTAGCTGGTGTAGGTGTCGCCGCCCCACTGGGCGCTGTGGCGCTGGCCGCCGAGGTAGGAGGAGCGGGCCCAGACGAGCTCGTGGCCGTGCACCTCGCGGGTGACGGCGGCGACGGCGTCGTTGAACAGCAGCGTGTAGACGTTGTGCAGGTCGGTGCCGGTCATGCCGTTGAAGGCGACGGAGTCGGCGGGCACGCCCTCGGCGAAGTCGGTCTTGAACGCGGCCACGCCCTGGCGGAGCAGGTCTCTCAGCAGCCCGGTGAACCACTCGACCGCCTGCGGGTTGGTGAGGTCCACGATCCCGCACGGCGGGAAGGACCCGTGCCAGCAGTCGGCGACGTAGGTCTCCCCCTCCTGATTCTTCAGGAAATATCCGGCTTCAGCGGCCTCGGAGAAGGCGGGGCTCAAGTGGGAAATATAGGGATTCATCCACAGACAGACCTGGAACCCCATGCCCTTGAGCTCAGCCAGCATCCCCTCCGGGTCGGGGAAGTTCACCGGATCCCACTGCAGGTCCGACCAGTGCCCGTCGGCCTGCCAGTACGTGTCCAGGTGCAGCACGTCGCACGGGATGCCGCGCTCCCTGATCGTCCGCGCCCTGGCCAGCACCCGCTCCTGGCTGTCCACGCAGAACCCGGAGGAGATCCAGGTCCCGAACGCCCACTTCGGCGGCAGCGACGGGCGGCAGGTCAGCAGGTCGTAACGGTCCAGCACGTCGGAAGGCGTCGGACCGGCGATCACGTAGTAGTCCATCACGTCGTCGGGCACGATGATCTGCACGACGCTGTGCGTGGACTGGCACACGTCGAACTCCGTCGGGGCCCCGCTGTCCACGAGGACGCCGTAGCCCCTGCTGGAGACGTACAGGGGGATGTTCTTGTACGCCCGCTGCGACTCGGCGCCGAACGCGTCGAAGTTCCACATGAGCGGGCGCTGGCCGCGCTTGTCGAGCCGGGTGAACGACTCGCCGAACCCGGCGAAGGCCTCGTCCGGGGCGGCGGCGAAGCTCTCGTGGTAGGCGACGGGGGCGCCGTCGGAGCTGGAGCGGCCGAAGGGCAGCGTGCGCAGCCGCCCGCTGATGTCGGTGTGCCCGCGGTCCTGCTCGACCAGCGTCCTCCCGGTGGCGTCGGTGAAGCGCAGGTGCCACGGCGCCAGGCTGATCTCGGCCCGCAGCGAGCCCGCGTCCACGACGATCGGCTCCCCTGGCGCGGCCCCGACACGTGCCCCTCGATACGTGCCGGGGGTCACCAGCGAGATGGCGCCTTCCGAACGCGGCCTGGCGGTCGCGTCCTCCGACAGCCGCACCCGGATGACTCCCTCACCGGCCACTCCCACCTGGACGACCAGCGTCTCCTCCGCCGTGGTGACGGCTTTCACCATCACCTCGGCGCCGTCGGCCGCGACCAGCTCCGCGGCGGTCACCGCCGACAGACCACCCTCGCCTCGTGCGCGAACCGGCAGCTCGGGCGGGTCTGCGACGAAATACTCGTGCGCGACCAGTGGGGGGCGATAGGGCATGGAAGCTCCTTAACGAACGGCTGCGCCAACTCGTGAATTAGTTTGCTGTCCATACCAACAAACGTCAACGGTCAGAGCCCTACTTCCCCCTGAGAGCGGTGGGCGGGCATGGCAAGGAGCGCCTCGGCGCGCGGAGGCGGAGGCGGAGGCGCTGAACGAGAGTTAGATGGACACGCCCGGCTGCATCAGGCGGCGGGCCGCCTCGGTGATCGACCCGGACAGCGACGGGTAGACGGCGAACGTGTGGGCGAGCTGGTCGACGGTCAGCCGCTGCTGCACCGCCACCGACACCGCCAGGATCAGCTCGGAGGCGCGCGGCGCCACGATCACGCCGCCCAGCACGATCCCGGTGTGCGGCCGGCAGAACAGCTTGACGAACCCGTCGTTGAACCCCTGCATCTTGGCCCGCGCATTGGTGGCCAGCGGCAGCTTGACCACGTTCGCCTCGACCTCGCCCGCCTCGATGACCTGCTGCGCGACGCCGACCGCCGCGATCTCCGGATCGGTGAAGATGTTGGAGGCCACCGTGGACAGCCGCAGCGGCTGGACGGCCTCACCGAGCGCGTGCCAGACCGCGATGCGCCCCTGCATGGCCGCCACCGAGGCGAGCATCATCACGCCCGTGCAGTCGCCGGCCGCGTAGACGCCGGGCGCGGACGTGCGCGAGACCTTGTCGACCTTGATGAAGCCGCCCCGGTCGAGCTGCACCCCGGCCTCCTCCAGGCCGATGCCGGAGGTGTTGGGGATCATGCCGACCGTCATCAGCGCGTGGGTGCCCTCGGCCGTGCGGCCGTCCTCCAGGGTCACGACCACGCCGTCGGCCGTGCGCTTGACACCGGCGGCACGTGAACGGCCCATGACGTTCATGCCGCGGCGGCGGTAGACCTCTTCGAGCACCTCGGCGCCGTCGGCGTCCTCGTTGGGCATCATCCGGTCGCGGCTGGAGACCAGCGTGACCTCGGAGCCCAGCGAGCGGTACGCGCCCGCGAACTCCGCGCCCGTCACGCCCGAGCCGACCACGATGAGGTGCTCGGGCAGCTCCTCCAGGTCGTAAAGCTGGCGCCAGGTGAGGATGCGCTCGCCGTCGGGCTCGGCGGTGGGCATCACGCGCGGCGTCGCGCCGGTGGCCAGGAGCACCACGTCGGCCCTGATCGTACGGTCGCCCGCCTTGACCACCTGCGGCTCGACCAGCCGCCCGCGCGCCCTGATGATCTCGACGCCCTCGGCCTCCACGCGCGTGGCGATGTCGGCCGACTGGGCCTGGGCCAGCTCCTTGACCCGTTTGTTGACCAGGGGGAGATCGACCCCGACCGTGCCCGTCTCGCCGTCGGGCCCGCCGTCGAAGGAGATGCCCAACGACGGCGCGTCGTGCAGCGCCTGCTTGCGCACAGAGGTCGCGATCAGCGTCTTGGACGGCACGCAGTCGGTCAGCACGCACGCGCCACCGGGGCCGTCCTGTTCGACCATCGTGACCTGCGCGCCTAGCTGGGCGGCCACCAGAGCCGCCTCGTAACCGCCCGGTCCGCCACCAATGATCACGATCCTCGTCACATACACCATTGTCCCGCATGAGCTGGGTAAGGCGGCAACTGACCCATGGGATCTCGGGAGAACGCGCGGAGCTTTGATCACGAAGCGTGACACGTCGTCCTCCGGTGTGCAGCCGATGGACCGAGACGGCCGGCCGGCGTGACAGGATGGCGCGGTAGCTGAATGACGAGCGGCACCCGGTGAGAGGGGTGGATCGTGGCGTGGCTTTCAGGTCCTGCAGGTAAGCCGAGTGATCTCCGGCTTTATGCCGCGTACGGCTCGAACATGGACCCGGAGCAGATGGCCATGCGTGCCCCGCACTCCCCGATCTGGGGTGTCGGCTGGCTGACCGGATGGCGGCTGACGTTCGGCGGATACGACCCCGCCTGGGACGGCGCGCTCGCCACGATCGTCGAGGACCCCGACGAGCACGTGTTCGTGGTGCTCTACGACGTGCCCGACTGGGAGGAGACCTCGCTCGACCAGTGGGAGGGCGCGGTCCGCGGGGCCTACCACAAGGTGCGGCTGCGCGTGCAGACCCTCGAGGGCGAGGTCGTGGCCTGGTTCTACGTGCTCGACGGCTACGAGGGCGGCCTGCCCTCGGCCCGCTACCTCGGCAGCCTGGCCGAGGCGGCGGAGCGGGCGGGCGCCCCCGACGACTACGTCAAGGAGTTGCGGGAGCGCCCCTGCACCTCTTACGGCGGTTAGCTCAGCGGCTGGTCCTTGGTCTCCTTCAGCACGAAGATGTAGACCAGCGTGGAGATCAGCGCCAGCGCCGACATGTAGTAGGGGAACACCTCGACGTTGCCCGCGTCCTTGAGCGCCGTGCCGAGGAGCGGCGCGGTGCCGCCGAAGAGCGCCACGGTCAGCGAGTACGGGAAGCCCGCGCCGGCCGCGCGCACCCTGGTCGGGAAGAGCTCGGAGTTCACCGCGGCCGAGATCGAGGTGAAGCAGCCGAGGAAGAGCATGCCGATCAGCTGCACGGCCAGCAGGCTCCCGAACGAGTTGCCCAGCGTGCTGAGCAGCGGCACCGGCAGCACCACGAAGGCGACGCCGAAGGTGATCAGCATGGGCTTGCGCCCGATGCGGTCCGACAGCATGCCGAGCAGCGGCTGCAGCACCATGAAGAAGAACAGCGAGACCGTGCCCACCTGGAGCGACTGCGCCGCGTCGAACTTGACCGTGATCTGCGCGTAGATCGGCAGGAAGCTCGTCCAGGTGTAGTACGCCACGGTGCCCGCGATCGTGATGCCGACGATCGTGGCGGCCGCCTTCGGGTAGCCCACCAGGAACTCGAAGAGCTTCGGCCGCTTGGCCTCACCGCGCTGGATCTCCTCCGCCACGGCCGAGGTCTCGTCCGCACCCTTGCGGATCCACAGGCCCACGAGGCTGATCACCGCGCCCACGATGAACGGGATGCGCCAGCCGTACGAGCCCATGTCCTCCTTCACGAGGTTGGAGGCGAGCAGCGCGGCCAGGCCGGAGGCCAGGAGCTGGCCGATGGTGGTGCTGACGTACTGGAAGCTCGAGAAGAGGCCGCGCCGTCCCTGCGGGGCGGACTCCACCAGGAACGTCGTGGCGGCGGCGAACTCGCCGCCCACGGACAGGCCCTGGATGAGCCGGGCGAGGGTCAGGATGACCGGCGACAGGAGGCCGACGGCCTCGTACGTCGGCGTCAAGCCGAGCAGCAGCGACCCCGCGCCCATCAGCACGATCGTGAATGTCATCGCGGCCTTGCGCCCGAACCGGTCGGCGAACGCGCCGACCAGCAGGCCGCCCAGCGGGCGCATGAAGAAGCCCACCGCGAACACCCCGTAGGCGCTCAGCAGCGCCACGAGGCCGCCCTCGCTCTTGGGGAAGACCTGGGCGGAGAAGTATGTCGCGAGGAAGGTGTAGGCGTACCAGTCGTACCACTCGACGACGTTGCCGATGCTGGCCGCCATGAGCTGGCGGACACGACTCTTGGGGATGCCGACTGGCGAATGTGTCACGGGGGAGGTCGCCACGGGGGGCTCCTTTGCTGCAATGTGCGGAGATGGCTTACTGTGCAGTTGGACGACCGAAACAGTCAAATCTCTGGCCAGATATTTACAAACCCGACATAGAACAGGTTGCAGGTGGATGATCTCGACCGGCGCCTCGTCGCCGCGCTGCAAGTCAGTCCGCGCGCCTCATGGGGCGAGATCGGCAGAGCGGTGGGCGAGCACGAGCGCACGGTCGCGAGGAGGCTGCAGCGCCTGATCTCCGAGGGGGTCGTCCGCGTCACGGCCATCTACGACGACCTGCGCACCGGGCACGGGCGTCCGGTTCACCTGCACGTCCAGGTGCGTCCCGGCACGGCGGGCAAGGTGGCCGAGGCACTGGCCGACCGGCCCGACACGCGCTCGGTCTACGCGCTGACCGGCGCCGCCGACATCGGCTGCGAGCTGGTCCCGCCGTCGCGCGAGCAGCTGCACCACATCCTGTCCGCACAGGTCTCCGAGATCGACGGCGTGCGGCAGACGCAGGCCATGGTGGTGCTCCACACGTTCAGGACCGTGGCCGAATGGCACGCGCCGTACCTCAGCGAGGAGGAGGTGGCCGAGCTGCGGCCCGCGCCGCCCCCCGAGTGCCGGCCCGACGAGGAGG
The nucleotide sequence above comes from Nonomuraea helvata. Encoded proteins:
- a CDS encoding Lrp/AsnC family transcriptional regulator, which gives rise to MDDLDRRLVAALQVSPRASWGEIGRAVGEHERTVARRLQRLISEGVVRVTAIYDDLRTGHGRPVHLHVQVRPGTAGKVAEALADRPDTRSVYALTGAADIGCELVPPSREQLHHILSAQVSEIDGVRQTQAMVVLHTFRTVAEWHAPYLSEEEVAELRPAPPPECRPDEEGLSPLEEEIAHLLAADGRIAFTTVAERLDVSVPTARRRVTSLIERRLLLPRAEVEPALLGLEVEAMLWLKVRPYGLDLVGQRLAAHPDVRYCAATSGTHSLIVQVVAAHEADLYRFMTRVVGQFDEITDSDLTLITRAYKRGHLHKSGLLTLDHRWEKTP
- a CDS encoding TIM-barrel domain-containing protein: MPYRPPLVAHEYFVADPPELPVRARGEGGLSAVTAAELVAADGAEVMVKAVTTAEETLVVQVGVAGEGVIRVRLSEDATARPRSEGAISLVTPGTYRGARVGAAPGEPIVVDAGSLRAEISLAPWHLRFTDATGRTLVEQDRGHTDISGRLRTLPFGRSSSDGAPVAYHESFAAAPDEAFAGFGESFTRLDKRGQRPLMWNFDAFGAESQRAYKNIPLYVSSRGYGVLVDSGAPTEFDVCQSTHSVVQIIVPDDVMDYYVIAGPTPSDVLDRYDLLTCRPSLPPKWAFGTWISSGFCVDSQERVLARARTIRERGIPCDVLHLDTYWQADGHWSDLQWDPVNFPDPEGMLAELKGMGFQVCLWMNPYISHLSPAFSEAAEAGYFLKNQEGETYVADCWHGSFPPCGIVDLTNPQAVEWFTGLLRDLLRQGVAAFKTDFAEGVPADSVAFNGMTGTDLHNVYTLLFNDAVAAVTREVHGHELVWARSSYLGGQRHSAQWGGDTYTSYAAMGSTIRGGLAHGLSGVPFWSHDAGGFTGRPTDDLYVRWTQFGALSPLLRLHGTTTREPWEFPAVEEQAVGALKLRYRLMPYIYSAAVEAARTGAPMMRAMCVDHPDDPVAWQADLQYLLGRDLLVAPMTAPEGTRQVYLPRGQWVDYWTGEVLEGSRYVTVSKPLDQIPLFVRHGAIIPVATTPGDTVDVPAEITLVAFGGGDTTVEIHDEDGVTVAVVTRDGDVLRVAVTGPKRVTGVEIAPVTGAPARAVIQ
- a CDS encoding gamma-glutamylcyclotransferase — protein: MAWLSGPAGKPSDLRLYAAYGSNMDPEQMAMRAPHSPIWGVGWLTGWRLTFGGYDPAWDGALATIVEDPDEHVFVVLYDVPDWEETSLDQWEGAVRGAYHKVRLRVQTLEGEVVAWFYVLDGYEGGLPSARYLGSLAEAAERAGAPDDYVKELRERPCTSYGG
- a CDS encoding NAD(P)H-quinone dehydrogenase, whose amino-acid sequence is MTRIVIIGGGPGGYEAALVAAQLGAQVTMVEQDGPGGACVLTDCVPSKTLIATSVRKQALHDAPSLGISFDGGPDGETGTVGVDLPLVNKRVKELAQAQSADIATRVEAEGVEIIRARGRLVEPQVVKAGDRTIRADVVLLATGATPRVMPTAEPDGERILTWRQLYDLEELPEHLIVVGSGVTGAEFAGAYRSLGSEVTLVSSRDRMMPNEDADGAEVLEEVYRRRGMNVMGRSRAAGVKRTADGVVVTLEDGRTAEGTHALMTVGMIPNTSGIGLEEAGVQLDRGGFIKVDKVSRTSAPGVYAAGDCTGVMMLASVAAMQGRIAVWHALGEAVQPLRLSTVASNIFTDPEIAAVGVAQQVIEAGEVEANVVKLPLATNARAKMQGFNDGFVKLFCRPHTGIVLGGVIVAPRASELILAVSVAVQQRLTVDQLAHTFAVYPSLSGSITEAARRLMQPGVSI
- a CDS encoding MFS transporter is translated as MATSPVTHSPVGIPKSRVRQLMAASIGNVVEWYDWYAYTFLATYFSAQVFPKSEGGLVALLSAYGVFAVGFFMRPLGGLLVGAFADRFGRKAAMTFTIVLMGAGSLLLGLTPTYEAVGLLSPVILTLARLIQGLSVGGEFAAATTFLVESAPQGRRGLFSSFQYVSTTIGQLLASGLAALLASNLVKEDMGSYGWRIPFIVGAVISLVGLWIRKGADETSAVAEEIQRGEAKRPKLFEFLVGYPKAAATIVGITIAGTVAYYTWTSFLPIYAQITVKFDAAQSLQVGTVSLFFFMVLQPLLGMLSDRIGRKPMLITFGVAFVVLPVPLLSTLGNSFGSLLAVQLIGMLFLGCFTSISAAVNSELFPTRVRAAGAGFPYSLTVALFGGTAPLLGTALKDAGNVEVFPYYMSALALISTLVYIFVLKETKDQPLS